In Actinobacillus equuli, the genomic stretch TCCACTTGTGTGCCGGTAGAACGAGGATCGGTTGCTACTTTGGTCGCAATGGCTGCCGAGGTTACGACGGTTGTAGCAATACAACCTTGTAATGATAGGAGGCTTACAGCGAATAAACTCGCTACACTGATTCGTTTGGCTAAAGTAAGCATAACAATATCCTTCTAAATGTTAAGAAAAGAGTAACTGGTCAACTAATTCACAGAGTAAGTTTACACAGAATTGGTGGCCTTCGATAATTCGTAATTCATTACTGGAAGGCATTGAAATTTCAAGGTCGTGATCATCAAGCAAACCTTGCGTATGGTCATTACGACTACTGGTAAATGCTAAAACTTCTAAACCTTCATTTTTTGCAGAATGTAGCGCATTTAAGACCGCTTCTTCGTCACCTAGAGGCGAAAAACTAATAAATAAGTCTCCCTCTTTTGCAATTGCTTGTAACTGTTTACGGTAGATTTGCGCAAGGTCATTATCTTGTGCAATCACGCCAGCCAATACACCGTCAAATTGCAATAATTGAGCTGCAAAGCTTGGTCGAGCAAGATCGTATTTATGCAATAAGTGGCTGACTAAAAGCTGTGCGTTCGCGTACGAACGCCCATGTCCGCATACGATAATTTTATTACCTCTCAATAAACAGGCAACAATGCGATTAGCGGCCTCGCTAAGCGTTTTAGGCAGTAATTCCGCCGCTGCAATTTGGATCTGGATGCTTTCGGTAAAACGATCTTGAATTTTTTCTAGCATGAAAAGAACTATCCTAAAAAATTGGGGATCCAAAGAGGCGGATCATTTCCTTCAAAGGCAACAACATCAAAACGACAATTCGCAGTGTCTAAGCTCTGTTTACGTTGCGTAAACAGCCACATATTTGCGGCATCCAACCATTTTTGTTGTTTTCGATAATCAATACTTTCGACTGCAGAGCCGAAGCGCTTACTTTTGCGTTGGCGAACTTCTACAAAAACCAAGGTTTCACCTTGTTGCATAATAAGATCAAGTTCACCGCATTTAAAAGTCTGATTAGCCGCAATGAATTTAAGCCCTTGCCCTTCTAAAAAGGCGCGGGCTTTATCTTCAAAACAAGCTCCTTGGGAACGCTTAGTTAGCGCTTTGAACAGCACCATTACGATATTGCAACCAAGTCATTTCACGTTCGATATTACAGTTCGGGCCTGCAGTTAAGTTTCCGGTTAAACCGGATACGCTATAACCCGGAATTTGGCGGAACTCATTAAATTTATTTGCAAGCGCCCAAGCATCGGAACCCATTGCATATAAGCGCATCATGGAGAAATCGCTTGCCGCTAGGCTATCTGCTTTTTTGTACTCATCCGAATCGGTGTCAGATAATAATGGAATTTCGCTGAATTTTACGCCTTCCATTGAAGTACGGAACTCAATACCGTTATTTGGTGAGTTACTACGCGAAGAAGTATAAATTGCAAGCTGTCCGGCGAGTACAGAGTTATCAACGCCTTGTTTTAATTCAAGTAATTGTTCAGCCGTCCCTAATGCGTATAATGCCGCGCCTTGAGTACCGCCTGAGTTTTGAATAGCTACAACAGAATCTTGCGGGATGTTGTAATAACGAACATCTGCATCCGTATTGGTTAATTGTCTCCAGCGTTGAGCGAACGCATCCGCAGAACGTTGTCCGAAATCGTCTTGTGGTGCCGCAACAATCGCACGAGAGTAACCGTCACGATATAAACGATCCGCTCCGGCTCTTGCCTCAGCTTCCGGTGATAAACCGTAGTAACATACGCCCGGAATCGCTTTAACATTTGGGGTTGAGTTTAGCGCTAACACGTTAACACCTTTAATTTCAGGGCTAATGAGCATTTCATCAACACGAGATTTAAGTAACGGCCCGATAATCGTTTGTGCGCCTTGTTGTTTTGCTTGCGCTAAAATGCTTTCAACAGAGCCGCTGTCAGTATCGTAGGTTTGCACTGCAATTGAGTCGCTTCCTTTGGCGTCATTAAACCCTTTTTTAATGATATCACCCAAAATTTTAGCATCACCGCTTAATGGTAAAAGTAACGCCACACCATTTAATTGAGTTTGTTGGAAGTTTGATACATTTTGTAGTTCAGCCGGCATAAAAGAAACCGCACTGTGATTAGGATACAGTTGCTTCCAGTTATTGATACCTTGTGGCATTTGTGCCGGTGTTGAAACATTTTGGTTATATACCGCAATAAGTGCTAGCCAACCTGCAAATTCCGTTTCACCCGGGCCTGCGCTTGCGACTGAAAGCACACCTTTATTGGCATTACGTAATAATGCCCAAATTTGGTCATTATTTTCTTGGCGTAAACGATTTTCAGAGAATTGTGCGCTCATCAAAGAACGGGCACGTACCGCTTCGATAACATCTTTTTTATTTTCGGCAATACGCGCTTGAGTTTGGTGATAACGTAATAATTGTGACTTGCTTAACAATGCCATTGGCACAAGTTTAAGTTGTGCTGCCGCCTGGGCGTTGTTGGCTTGTAAAGCGGAAAGCTGCGCCGCAACTAAGTTATATTCGACTTTTTGAATTTCATTTTTTTGAATTTCAGCAAGCGAAGCATTTAATTCATCAAACATATTTTGTGCTTCGAACGCTTTATTTTCATCAATCAATTTACGAATTGCGAGTAAGCGATAAGTGATTTTATCTTCTTTATCCGTCGCTTGCTCCGCTTTATTGATATAAAACTCAGAAGTTGCGTACGCTTCATTTTTTACCGTTTTTGTTAACGGGTTTTCAAAAAAACTTGTACCGGTACAAGCAGAAAGAAAAAGTGCCATTGCCGTTGGGACAAAGACAGTTTTTAGTTTCTGTTTTAAAATAGTCGCCATTGTATTGCTCCTAATAGACTATAATAGGCAGAATAATGTTGAAATCTTACTTACCAAACGAGTGAAAAGCAAATGAAAAACGAACAAAACGGTACTTTGTATATTGTCGCAACGCCAATCGGTAACCTTGGAGATATAACTCAACGAGCATTAGACACTTTTGCCCAAGTCGATTTAATTGCTGCGGAAGATACCCGTCATAGCGGTTTATTACTTAGCCATTACGGTATCAAAAAACCGTTTTTTGCCTTACATGATCATAATGAACAACAAAAAGCTGCCGTATTAGTCGAAAAATTACAACAAGGGCTGAATATTGCCCTGATTTCCGATGCCGGCACGCCATTAATTAGTGACCCGGGCTTTCACTTGGTGCGCCATTGCCGCCAAGCCGGGGTTAAAGTCGTGCCGTTACCCGGCGCTTGTGCAGCGATTACCGCACTTTGCGCATCCGGTATTGCTTCAGACCGCTTTTGTTTTGAAGGGTTCTTACCGGCTAAGACAAAATCACGCTGCGATAAATTAGCGGAAGTGGCTGATGAACCACGTACACTGATTTTTTACGAATCTACCCACCGTATTTTAGATACGCTTGAAGATATGCAAAAAATGCTAGGCAAGGATCGTTATGTGGTGATGGCTCGTGAAATTACCAAAACGTGGGAAACCATTTATGGCGATACGTTAACCAATTTAATTGCGTGGTTAAATGAAGATAGCAACCGCATTAAAGGTGAGATTGTGTTAGTCGTGGAAGGAAAACCGGAACAGGCAGATGAAGAATTTTCCACCCAAGCGGTTAAATTACTCGGTTTACTTTGCCAAGAATTACCGCTGAAAAAAGCGGCGGCAATTGTGGCGGAGACTTTCGGCTATAAAAAGAATGCACTTTACCAATACGGATTAGAACATCTTTCCGATAACTAAAATACAAGCGGTTAAATTTCCTAAAAATTTAACCGCTTGTTTGTTAGATTCTCGCCAAATCAAAATTTGCTAAATCAATTTTATCCTCTGTGCCGTAGAATTTGGCTAACGCTTTACGTAGCGTTTCGGCACGTTTCGGTAAATAACCTCGTTCCGCATAAATTTTTACTTGATCAAAAACCGCTTGTTTAAACGCAGAATTATCGCCCGGATTGCCGGAAAGATTATCCGCACTGGCAAAATAGCGGAAGCCCGCAGCAGTTGCCAACACCCATTCAATCGCTTGCGGTTTAACTTCCACCGATTCAAATTCACGCTGACGTTCCGCCGAGCGTCCGTCCGGTTCGTACCAATAACCGAAATCTTCTAATCTACGGCGTTCGGTTCCTGCCACAAGCCAATGGGCTATCTCATGTAATGCACTGCTGTAATAGCCGTGTGCAAATAAAATCACGTTATATGGACGATCGGATTTCACGCCGTCTTCATCTAAAAATGCGGGTAAGTAAATCGGATAGTCTTCGCCCTTTTCTAAGCGGGTATTGTATTCTTCGGCGAAACATTCATCGAAAATACGAATAATGTCTTCAATTTTATGATTGTCTTGGTTCATAGCAAACTTATCTGTGATTAAGAAAAAAATGGCACAAGCGATCAACTTGTGCCATAAGATTATAACTGATTTAGCCAACTTAAAAATTGATTTGCTTCTAAGAAGCCGGTAACTCTTGATTGCGTCAGCTCATTACCGTTCTCATCAAAGAATAAAATGGTCGGTAACCCTAATACATTAAAGTGTTTCATTAACTCATCGTTTTGTGTCGAGTTATTGGTCATATCCACTTGCAGCACCACCATTTCCGCCAATTTTTGCTGTACGGCTTGATCGGTAAAGGTGTATTTATCAAACTCCTTACACGCCACACACCAATCGGCATATAGATCCAACATCACTTTTTTGCCTTGTGAAGCGGTCAATTTTGCTTGTAATTCTGCAAGTGATTGCACGCGTTCAAACGCTAAGTGATTGCTTACTTGCACCGAATGAGCGTTACCTTGATTCCAGACTAAGTTCGCCCAAGGGTAAGAAGCAAGCGCAAATGTAAAAAACAATGCAATTCTGACCGCTTGTTTGATTAAGCCTTGTGTAGGAATCACGCTAATCAACCAACCGACAAATACCATCGCCAGTGCCGACCACATAAACGACTCGTAATGGCTCGGTAAAATACGGCTAAGTAAAAAGACCGGTAATGCTAACATCACAAAACCGAATGCGGTTTTTACTTTTAATAACCAATCGCCCGATTTCGGTAAAATACGGTTGCCGAATAAGGTAATCAGAATTAACGGAATCCCCATTCCTAATGCTAATAAATAGAGTGCTAATCCGCCGGTGAGCAAGTCCCCACTTTGAGCAACATACAGTAATGCGCCGGATAACGGCGCGGAAGTACAAGGCGAAGCCACTAAGCCAGCAATCATTCCCATTACAAAAACGCTACCAAATGCACCACCTTGCTGTTTTTGGCTCATTGCATTCAGTTTTTGTTGCCATGAATTCGGCAAACGGATTTCAAATAAGCCGAACATCGAAGCGGCTAAAATGGTGAATAAAATCGCAAGTGAAATCAGCACCGGCGGGCTTTGTAACGCTACTTGGAACGGTAAGCCGATCGCCGCCACCACTAAGCCTAATAGCGTATAAGTAAGCGCCATACCTTGTACATAAGCAAAGCTGAGTAATAACGCTTTGAACGTATTAGGGCGTTGCTTATTACCAATTACAATCGCAGACAGTAACGGCAACATCGGTAATACGCATGGGGTAAAGGCTAAACCGATGCCCAGCACAAAGAACCAAAAAATCGATAAGCGATTATTCGCCAAGTTCTCGGCAAGCTGATCCTGTTCTGCTTTCGGTGCATTCGCTAACGGCTGAGAAGCGGTTGAATTTTCACTATTTTTTGCAAAATTTTGTGCGGAATCGACCGCTTGTTGTTCGCCTAATGCAATGGTGACTGTTTCAGGCGGATAGCAGAAACCTTTGGTACAACCTTGATAACGAACCGAAAGACTGCCGTTCGCTTGTGCTGCAGAGAATGTTACCGGCAGCGTAAGCTGATCACGGAAAATTTCCACATTACCAAAAAATTCATCATGATAACTTTCCGCAGCAGGGAAAGCTAACGGTTGGATTTCGGCGTTTTGCGGCGCGACCTGTATTTCTTTTTTATATAGATAATAGCCGTCCGCAATTTGCCAATTCAGCTCAATTTGATTATTAGATTTCGGTGTCGCCGAGAAAGCAAAAGCCTCTGCGCCGCTTAAATATTTTGGCTGATTATTGCCAAACAAGCCGGCTTGTACTGGAAGTGTTAGCGCCAAGCTAACAAATAAGAGAATGAAACGTTTCAACATACGAGTTAATACAAATAATAAAGATGCGATATTTTACCTAAAAGGTGCGATATTGTAATGCAAATAGGTAAAGTCGGGAAAAGTTGTGATTTCTTACCCAAATATAGTCTTTGATTGATAATGGTAAAGATTGACAAAAAATTACCTTAAATGTTGAGAAAGTTGTTCGATAAAGCCATAATAAATTTACGCGTTTTAATTCAGAGGAGAAAAAACGATGTATGAAATAGTCTTTTATCGAGACCGACGTGGGCGAGAACCCGTCAAGGAATTCCTGCAGGAATTTATTAATGAACAACAAGACGAAAATCGAGAGCGTTTGCACAAAATTAGTCATCATTTGACAATTTTACATTTGCACGGCACTCGAGCAGGCGAAAGCTATATTAAGCATTTAGAAGATCGTATTTGGCAGTTACGTCCAATTAGCGATTGTTTGCTCTTCGCCGGTATTGTGCGAGGTCAGTTTGTATTGTTGCATCATTTTGCCAAAAGCAGTAGTCGGCTTCCTAAGCGTGAGCTTGAGCGAGCAAAAAGTCGTTTGGCAGATCTACAGGAGAGGATAAAAGATGAGCCCCATTGGTTCTAGTTGGACATCATTTGAACGAGAGGTGTTTAATGAGTTGGAAATGGAAGAAAACCATTTCCGCGTTAAATTAATTCTTGAAATCATTGAAACCCGACAAGCACTAGGCATTTCACAGCGTAAATTAGAAAAACTAAGCGGCGTTAAACAATCTATGATTGCTCGCATTGAAAAGGGAAGTTCCAATCCTTCTCTTGGTACGTTACTGAAGTTACTGGTGCCTTTGGGGAAAACATTACAAATTGTCTCTTTAGACGAAACTCATTCTAAATAAAGGCAAACAAGCGGTCGGATTTGTAAAAAATTTTGCAAATCCGACCGCTTGTTCTATTTCAATATAATTACAGCGCTGTTTTGAGTAAGTAGAGGGTATAACCGATATAACATAATAGGAAAATACCACCTTCTAAACGTGTAATCTTAGCTTGTTTTTTCTTAAAGCTGTAAGCAAAGAAGAACAGCAGTAGTGTTAAGGCAAACATTACTAACATATCACGAGAG encodes the following:
- a CDS encoding YraN family protein; translation: MVLFKALTKRSQGACFEDKARAFLEGQGLKFIAANQTFKCGELDLIMQQGETLVFVEVRQRKSKRFGSAVESIDYRKQQKWLDAANMWLFTQRKQSLDTANCRFDVVAFEGNDPPLWIPNFLG
- a CDS encoding penicillin-binding protein activator, yielding MATILKQKLKTVFVPTAMALFLSACTGTSFFENPLTKTVKNEAYATSEFYINKAEQATDKEDKITYRLLAIRKLIDENKAFEAQNMFDELNASLAEIQKNEIQKVEYNLVAAQLSALQANNAQAAAQLKLVPMALLSKSQLLRYHQTQARIAENKKDVIEAVRARSLMSAQFSENRLRQENNDQIWALLRNANKGVLSVASAGPGETEFAGWLALIAVYNQNVSTPAQMPQGINNWKQLYPNHSAVSFMPAELQNVSNFQQTQLNGVALLLPLSGDAKILGDIIKKGFNDAKGSDSIAVQTYDTDSGSVESILAQAKQQGAQTIIGPLLKSRVDEMLISPEIKGVNVLALNSTPNVKAIPGVCYYGLSPEAEARAGADRLYRDGYSRAIVAAPQDDFGQRSADAFAQRWRQLTNTDADVRYYNIPQDSVVAIQNSGGTQGAALYALGTAEQLLELKQGVDNSVLAGQLAIYTSSRSNSPNNGIEFRTSMEGVKFSEIPLLSDTDSDEYKKADSLAASDFSMMRLYAMGSDAWALANKFNEFRQIPGYSVSGLTGNLTAGPNCNIEREMTWLQYRNGAVQSAN
- a CDS encoding helix-turn-helix domain-containing protein — its product is MSPIGSSWTSFEREVFNELEMEENHFRVKLILEIIETRQALGISQRKLEKLSGVKQSMIARIEKGSSNPSLGTLLKLLVPLGKTLQIVSLDETHSK
- a CDS encoding type II toxin-antitoxin system RelE/ParE family toxin; translation: MYEIVFYRDRRGREPVKEFLQEFINEQQDENRERLHKISHHLTILHLHGTRAGESYIKHLEDRIWQLRPISDCLLFAGIVRGQFVLLHHFAKSSSRLPKRELERAKSRLADLQERIKDEPHWF
- a CDS encoding protein-disulfide reductase DsbD, with product MLKRFILLFVSLALTLPVQAGLFGNNQPKYLSGAEAFAFSATPKSNNQIELNWQIADGYYLYKKEIQVAPQNAEIQPLAFPAAESYHDEFFGNVEIFRDQLTLPVTFSAAQANGSLSVRYQGCTKGFCYPPETVTIALGEQQAVDSAQNFAKNSENSTASQPLANAPKAEQDQLAENLANNRLSIFWFFVLGIGLAFTPCVLPMLPLLSAIVIGNKQRPNTFKALLLSFAYVQGMALTYTLLGLVVAAIGLPFQVALQSPPVLISLAILFTILAASMFGLFEIRLPNSWQQKLNAMSQKQQGGAFGSVFVMGMIAGLVASPCTSAPLSGALLYVAQSGDLLTGGLALYLLALGMGIPLILITLFGNRILPKSGDWLLKVKTAFGFVMLALPVFLLSRILPSHYESFMWSALAMVFVGWLISVIPTQGLIKQAVRIALFFTFALASYPWANLVWNQGNAHSVQVSNHLAFERVQSLAELQAKLTASQGKKVMLDLYADWCVACKEFDKYTFTDQAVQQKLAEMVVLQVDMTNNSTQNDELMKHFNVLGLPTILFFDENGNELTQSRVTGFLEANQFLSWLNQL
- the rsmI gene encoding 16S rRNA (cytidine(1402)-2'-O)-methyltransferase, with the protein product MKNEQNGTLYIVATPIGNLGDITQRALDTFAQVDLIAAEDTRHSGLLLSHYGIKKPFFALHDHNEQQKAAVLVEKLQQGLNIALISDAGTPLISDPGFHLVRHCRQAGVKVVPLPGACAAITALCASGIASDRFCFEGFLPAKTKSRCDKLAEVADEPRTLIFYESTHRILDTLEDMQKMLGKDRYVVMAREITKTWETIYGDTLTNLIAWLNEDSNRIKGEIVLVVEGKPEQADEEFSTQAVKLLGLLCQELPLKKAAAIVAETFGYKKNALYQYGLEHLSDN
- a CDS encoding D-sedoheptulose-7-phosphate isomerase, with translation MLEKIQDRFTESIQIQIAAAELLPKTLSEAANRIVACLLRGNKIIVCGHGRSYANAQLLVSHLLHKYDLARPSFAAQLLQFDGVLAGVIAQDNDLAQIYRKQLQAIAKEGDLFISFSPLGDEEAVLNALHSAKNEGLEVLAFTSSRNDHTQGLLDDHDLEISMPSSNELRIIEGHQFCVNLLCELVDQLLFS
- a CDS encoding elongation factor P hydroxylase, producing MNQDNHKIEDIIRIFDECFAEEYNTRLEKGEDYPIYLPAFLDEDGVKSDRPYNVILFAHGYYSSALHEIAHWLVAGTERRRLEDFGYWYEPDGRSAERQREFESVEVKPQAIEWVLATAAGFRYFASADNLSGNPGDNSAFKQAVFDQVKIYAERGYLPKRAETLRKALAKFYGTEDKIDLANFDLARI